DNA from Felis catus isolate Fca126 chromosome B3, F.catus_Fca126_mat1.0, whole genome shotgun sequence:
CACAACCAACCCATGACCGTACTTACTCTAAGATTAGAAGATGAATATCAACTCCATCAGGAGCCACCCTCACAAAGTCAAAACATAGAGCCCTGGCTCCAGCAGTTCCCAGAAGCCTGGGCTGAAACCAGGGGTATGGGGTTGGCTAAACATCGCCCATCTATTCATAGAGCTGAAACCGGGGGCAGATCCAGTTCGGGTCCGACAGTACCCGATGTCAATGGAGGCCAGAAGTGGCATCACGCCACATATCCGTCGCCTCCTAGACTTGGGCATCTTGCGTCCCTGCCATTCAGCCTGGAACACCCCCCTGCTGCCTGTACGAAAACCTAACAGTGCGGACTACCGTCCGGTACAAGATCTGAGAGAAGTTAACCGCCGAGTCATGGACATACACCCAACAGTGCCCAACCCCTATACCCTCCTAAGTGCCCTCAGCCCAGAAAGACAATGGTATACTGTCCTTGAtttaaaagatgcttttttcAGCCTGCCTCTGGCCCCCAAAATCCAAGAGCTCTTCGCCTTCGAGTGGTCCGACCCTGAGAGGGGCATAagtgggcaactcacctggaccCGGCTCCCCCAAGGATTTAAAAACTCAcccaccaggggcacctgggtggcgcagtcggttaagcgtccgacttcagccaggtcatgatctcgcggtccgggagttcgagccccgcgtcaggctctgggctgatggctcagagcctggagcctgtttcagattctgtgtctccctctctctctgcccctcccccgttcatgctctgtctctctctgtcccacaaataaataaacgttgaaaaaaaaaaaaaaaaaaactcacccaCCTTGTTCAATGAGGCACTTCACGAGGATCTGGGTCCGAGGTAACCTACTTAGGGTACCTGTTAAGAGAAGGCCAGCGGTGGCTCACTGATGCACGGACGGAAACCGTCCTCCGCATCCCCCGACCCACAACGCAAAGGCAGGTGAGAGAATTCCTGGGATCGGCCGGGTTCTGCTGCTTGTGGATACCTCGGTTCGCCGAGATGGCTAAGCCTCTTTACCTGGTCACCCGAGAACAGGCGCCCTTCGAGTGGACAGAGGAAACTGAGCAGGCTTTCCAACAAATTAAACTCGCCCTGTTGTCAGCGCCAGCCTTAGGGCTCCCCGATGTCTCCAAACCCTGTCATCTCTTCGTAGATGAAAACAAGGGGGTAGCCAAAGCAGTGCTGACACAACTCCTTGGTCCATGGCCCAGGCCCATTGCCTATCTTTCAAAAAGACTAGACCCAGTAGCGGCTGCCTGGCCCCCTTGCCTCCGTATGATCGCTGCTACAGCTCTAATGGTAAAGGATGCTGATAAGTTAACTATGGGACAGGAGTTACATGTTACAACCCCTCATGCCATCGAGGGAGTCCTCAAACAACCTCCTGACCGATGGATAAGTAACGCCCGACTGGTTCACTACCAGGGACTATTATTAAATCCCCTCAGAATCATTTATGCTCCCCCCCGAACACTAAACCCTGCCTCCCTGTTACCAGACCCGGACTTAGATACCCCCCTCCATGACTGCACTGAGATATTGGCACAGGTTCATGGAGTTCAGGAAGATTTACAGGATCACCCTCTACCAGACGCCGAGGTTACCTGGTTCACTGACGGCAGCAGCTTTGTACATCAGGGTCAAAGGTACGTGGGGGCAGCAGTCACAACTGAAACTGAGACTGTTTGGGCAGAGACTTTGCCAGCTGGCACCTCTGCCCAACGGGCTGAACTTGTGGCCTTAACCAAGGCACTGACTTTGGGAAAAGGCAAGAGACTAAATGTGTATACCGATAGCAGATATGCTTTTGCTACGGCCCACATACATGGAGCTATATACAGAGAGAGGGGACTATTAACTGCAGAggggaaaactatcaaaaacaaagaagaaatattggcTCTTTTGAAGGCACTCTGGCTGCCTAAACGACTAGCCATCATACATTGCCCAGGCCACCAAAAACCGATCACACCGGTGGCTAGAGGAAATAATTTGGCTGACCAGGTGGCCCGAGAGGCGGCCTTACAGGTGGACTGTGCTTTAATGACCACCCTACCAGACCCCTGTTCAGCTAGTTTACCAGAAAATCCCGCCTACACTGAAGAAGACCTAAACTGGATCCAAAAATTACCTTTAGCTCAGTGCCTTAACGGCTGGTGGAGAGCAGCAGACTGTAGCATAATCCTcccagaagaaatgggaaataaagtCTTATCCAAGATGCACCGAGCCACTCATATGGGCACAAGAAAAATGCAAGACTTAATAAGACATGCTAGGATCACCATTAGAGACTCCAGGACAAAAATTGAACAGATAGTTACTAGCTGTAAAGCTTGCCAACTAACTAACGCCACCAACCACGGGAAAAACCCTGGCTCCAGAACCCACGGAACCAGGCCGGGAGCCTATTGGGAAGTAGACTTCACTGAGGGAAAGCCTGgaaaatatggatataaatatttgCTAGTGTTTATAGATACCTTTTCAGGATGGACAGAGGCCTTCCCCACCAAACATGAGACTGCGCAGGTAGTAGcaaaaaaaatgttggaagacATCATGCCCGGGTACGGATTCCCTACCCTAATAGGATCAGACAACGGACCAGCGTTCGTTTCAAAGGTAATACAAGGGATAGCGCAGTTTATTGGGGCCGATTGGAAACTACATTGTGCATATAGACCCcaaagctcaggacaggtagaaagaatgaatagaactcTAAAAGAGACCCTAACCAAAttgaccatggagactggcgcTAACTGGGTAGTCTTACTCCCCTATGCTCTGTTCAGGGTGCGGAACTCCCCTTACAAGCTGGGATTAACCCCCTTTGAAATCATGTATGGAGTGCCCCCCCCCCTATAATTCCCAACCTACAGTCTAATGTGTTAACTGAATTTGATGATCATAAACTTCTTATTTCCTTGAGGGAACTCCAGCACACCCACCAGGAAGTTTGGCGAGATTGAGAGCCATTTATGAGAACGGGCCCCCTCCTGAGCCTCATCACTACCGACCCGGAGTTTGGGTGTACATGCGGAGACACAAGCAAGAGACCCTCCAACCACGGTGGAAGGGACCTTACATTGTGATCCTGACTATGCCCACCGCTCTCAAAGTCGACGGGATTGCTGCCTGGATCCATTACACCCACGTCCGACCAGCTGATCCCTTTGCAGTTCGAGAAGACTTCGTCCTGGAAGCCAACACCGCCTGGACAGTTGACCAGAGTAAGACCCATCCTTTAAAATTAACTCTGCGCCGAAGACCCAGACCGGCTCCTGACCCATAATGACAAAAGGAACATTCATCAGCATACTCCTACTCACTTCCTACGGACTGATAAGTATTGCGGGCAACCCTCATATACCCTATACCTTAACATGGGAAATTACTAATTTAGAAACTCATGAAGTCTATAATACCACCACAAAACCAGATACCCCCTAAAATTCTTGGTGGCCCGACCTATTTTTCAACCTAGAGGATGTAGCTGTCTCCATGGGATTACTCCCCAGCATACCTGGGGAACGAGGAGCTCTAAGCCAGAAGGGATTCTATGCATGCCCAGGGTTCGGACAGAACGCTGACACCACATGTGGAGGAATTTTAAAGTACTACTGTAAGTCCTGGAGTTGCATCACTTCCAATGATGGGAACTCCAAATGGAAAGTAAACCCCCATTATGTTGACATGACATTTGCTAGCCCCTGCCCCAAACGCAAGCTAGCAGGTCAATATTTTGGAACAGGTCCCTGTAACCTTATCCGCATTAAATTTCTAGAAGACGGGAAAAAAGATACTAGATGGACCACTGGGCTTAATTGGGGAATCTATTTATATCGGGGACCACCCTACTATGCAACTGTTATTCAGATAAAACTGAAGGCAGAACCCAAGACTCTACCAACCCTAGTAGGGCCAAACCAACTGGTAGGGCCCCCGAATAAGACCGACCTTACCCAACGGCCCACAGATAAGAGCGCTAATCCTCCCAATTCTCCGACCACTCAAGCAGTCCCTATAGTCAGGactacttcaaaaaaagaaaaccccttcccacaacccctccgttAACCCTGGGGGCTCATCAAAAATTCAATCCCCATTTAAAAATGACCCCTTATGGGCAATGATAAATTCCGCTTACCAGGCCTTAAACCATACTAACCCTAAGGAGACAGAAGCTTGTTGGCTATGCTATTCTATACAACCTCCATTTAACGAATCAGTAGCAATAGTAGGAAACTATAGCACCGCAGACAACTCAGACTCTTGCAATTGGGGACCGAGAAGACCCGGCCTCACACTACCAGTACTTACAGGAAATGGGACATGTATAGGAACAGTGCCAACAAAATATAGCCACTTATGCATAAGTAACAGAAGTATATTCAATACTTCAGAAAATTGGATTATTCCACCAGATAACTCATGGTAGCTTTGTTCTCATGCGGGATTAACTCCTTGCCTCTATAAAGATATGTTCAATCAGTGAGAATTCTGTGTAATGGTAATTGTGTTCCCAAAAATCATATACCACACAACTGAGTATGTAGACCAGATGTGGATAGCACCCAAAAGAGTGACTAAGAGAGAACTCATTACTGCAGGGGCTCTAACTCTGGCCACCATATGTGGACTCGGGGCCATCGGAACCGGGACAGGGATCTCTGCCTTAACAATACAAAACAAGGGATTTAGTATACTTAGGGAAGTGGTTGACAGAGATATAGAAAAAATAGAGACTGCCATCACTTTGCTTGAAAAGTCCCTAACCTCCCTCTCAGAAGTAGTTTTACAAAACAGGAGAGGATTAGACCTGCTGTTCCTACAGCAAGGTGGTCTCTGTGCAGCACTAGGAGAAGAGTGTTGCTTCTATGCTGAGCACACAGGAATAGTAAGAGATTCTATGGCCAAGGTCCGAGAAGGGCTAAATAAacgaaaaaaggaaagagaacaggaggcaggatggtttgaatcctggttcaaCGCGTCCCCTTGGTTAACTACCCTGCTCTCCGCTTTACTCGGGCCTCTGGCCATTCTACTTCTCGCTCTCACATTAGGCCCCTGcatcataaacaaaattattaattttgtccAAGACAGGTTCAATGCTGTACAATTAATGGTCTTACGAACTCAGTACCAACCGCTCGAGACATTACAAATAGAAAACTAAAGATCCAAGATTGGCTCTTTAGGCACAAGAAAAAGGGGGGAAtgaaaagaacagctttaaatgcaaatgacagccctgccttagtttaaagctaaagttctcttttctgcttattatggatctttgataaaaAATACAGTCGCTGAGaaaagtctgttttgcttgctgtttgctacgagcgtTGTGAaccctttcctgaatgtaactcACTATGTAATAGAGTAAGTTGTGAAACTTCCTACATGTAGTCTGGTATGTAATAGAATAAGTGATTGTACAtgaactaaccggcatttctcgcttctgtaaacctgcttgctcaACACATTCCTCCTCTaccccctttcccctttcccctttttcctcccgccacaagtaacggacaaagccttcccgccaaagaacagacaaaggacgcccaatcagagaacgaCAAATGACCTTACTTTAAAaccaactaatcaggcccctcatattttgaaacctcccctgtgctatttgtcccTGTCTATAAAAatgctgtaccaaccctgatcgaggcctcttagcgtcaccggcgacgagtgcgcggaggtccaggttcgaacctgcaataaacgacccttgctgcttggctttgacttacaaCTCTGGTGGTCTTTTGTGGGAGGCTTCagaacttcgggcattacaagATTCAAGTTTAGATGTTAGGTAAGTAGAGTTCAGAGAAAGAGCAATGATCTCGTATCGGGGGACCACGATGTCTAGCTATCTCtttctcactttgtctctcttttgcaATCTTTGGTGATCATTATCTTTGTGGGTATTTTCAATGGTTACATTGTTCCTTCTCCATTTAACAATGAGAAtacttttataaagagaaatttcCTCTCATCGACTATTTGGCTATCCTGATATACAGTTTACATAGAaaaggcaaggggcacctgggtggctcagtcaattaagcatctgacttcggcttaggtcatgatctcactgttcatgagcttgagtcctgcgttaggctctgtgctgacagctcagagcctgaagcctgcttcagattctgtgtttccctctttctctgcccctccctggcttgtactctgtctctgtctctcaaaaataaatacacattaaattttttttttaaaaaaagaaaggcaggtCACATttgattccttttgttttcatctgtttgttttcaaaacagtGAATTGTTTCCTTAGTATCCTTCAAAGCTGAATTTTGAAACTGtgggaggcttttttttttttaatgtttatttatttatttttgagagagagagagagagagagagagagaggagatcaggagcaggggaggggcagagagagagggagagagagaatcccaagcaggctccatgctgtcagtgcagaggctgatgtggggctcagactcacaaactgtgagatcgtgacctgagctgaaatcaagagtccaacatttaactgactgagctacccaggtgcccctaaaatttggggaatttttatGGTGTCATTACAAACTCCTGGACTTAAACATATTTTACATGCTTCCACTCATTTTTATTGACGGAAATTCCATTTCTAATCTATCATATTGTCAAAGATCAAAGTTTGAAAACACACAAACGCTGTGCAAAATGGTTCAATCTCTATGGACAGCAGTTTGGCaatatttaacaaattataaaatgtacatttccCCTGACCCAACATTTTACCTTTAAGAGCATAACCTATagatacacacacgtgcacaaagTGATCATGTACAAAGATATGAATTGCAGCCTTGTTTACTTTAGCCAAAATTTggaaagagatatttgtacacccatgttcatagcaacgtTATCCACAGTAGCCGCAAGGTGGAAGTAACACAAATGTTcctggatgggtgaatggataaggaacatgtggcatatatacatacagtggaaagTTGTTCGATATTAACaaggaaggacattctgacaCATGCCACCACGTAGATGATCCTtaagaacattatgctaagtgacacagccagtcacaaaaagacaaatgcaatACGACTTCAGTCAAACTCATGGAAACAGAAAGCAGGACGGTGGTTGCCATGCCTGGCaggaggaaaaaatggaagaaaggtaGTGTTTGATGAGTATGGAgttccagttttgcaagatgaaaaacgTCTGGGCCTCGTCACACAGTGCTTGCTCCCACAGCACACACACTAAAATTGGAGACACTGGTTGCACAACATGAATGTGTTATACCACTACTGAGCTGTAcaattaaaatggttaagatggtaaatgtcATGTGATACAGTGTTTccaattacaaattaaaaacttttttccaccgtttaaaaatgtaaagaaaactttAAGGTTTAAATTATTAGCATGAATTTTACCATTCTTTGTATTGTGCTGTGccagttttgggggtttttttgttgttgttttatggttttttttggggggggagcaagtcagcaagagagagaatcccacagaaGTGGGGCTTGTGTTCACTGGaagcggggctccagctcaccccATAGGGACTCGggctcaggaacggtgagatcaggacctgagccgaagtccggtgcttaaccacctgagccacccaggtgcccctgtgtagtGCCAGTTGTAAATGCAAATATCATAGTATTTAATTTGCATGTGGAATCAGAAATTGCACAATTTTCATGGTGTGGCTTATCTCTAGGGAGTGCCGTGAGCAGTCCAGAAGAGACAAACACAAGAAAACCTGaggcaggttggggagggggaagaccccccccccccgaccgccACCGCCTCACCTTCCCCCTAAGCTCAAAGCCAGACTAGGGCATGCTTTCTTTTCCAGCCCAGACCTGCATGCTCCCGCCAGCCGCCAATGACGGTGCCACACCCTGGCCGAGTCTGGAGAGAGTCCGGCCAGTTGTCTCGCCTTCCTAAGGCCCGCTGCCCAAACCAGGCAGACAGGCAACTCCCAACGGTACCGTCACCTCCGTGGGGCGCCAGTTGCGCTCCGTCCCTGGGTAGGAATACGGACAAGAGACCCGGCACTGCCAGCCCCAGGAATGGATGGCCCCCACTGcaccccgccctgcccctccccacgacCCTGCCCAGGACCCTTCGCCCTTGGCGAAGGTGGCAGCAGTCACAGAGCAGGGCTACCGCTATGGCCACAAACCATGAAGCTGGCTCTATGCAGGGATCACAAGCGTTGGCGGCAGAATCTCAAGTAGTGCTGTCCAGTGGAAATAACAGTATGAGCCACATAGTACGTCATTTCAAAATTTCTAGTAACCACATGAAAACGTAAAaggaggggcgactgggtggctcagtccgttgagccaccgacttcggctcaggtcatgatctcacagttcacgagttcgagccctgctctatgctgacagctcagagcctcggattctgtgtctccctctccccactgcccgcCTCGCTCAGgtgctctctttccttctctctcaaaaataaataaacataaaaaaagtaaaaggaaacagatgaaattaatttcaataatacATTTTACTTAACATATCTAAAACATGATAATTTCCGCAGGTAATCACTGAACAATTATTAACAGgcactcaactttttttttttttataccaagtCCTCAAACTTCAGAGCTATTTTACACTTAGGGCACGTCGCATTCCAAGCGCTCAACTGCCACATGTGTGGCCAGTGGCTAATGTAGTGGACAGGGCAGGTCTGGAGAATGAAAACAGAAGTAGGAGGTGGCTGGGGTACCATGTGTGCTGTTGCCCCTGGTGGCACAACATTGGCCGCTGAAACAAACATCTACCAACATTTGTCAGTTACATCACATGAAGAAGCTGTGCGGCACCGGAATTCCGGTGAGTGTTTTCGATGACTATTACGTTGCTATTTTAACACtgttaatgaaaatttaaatatcccTGTATATAACAGTGCCATCTGGAAATTCATTACACGGTGGTTCTAATGCCGGTACTGAGAAACATAGCCGCCGATCAATAAACATAGAAGGGGCAATTAGATGTGTCAGTTGCCGTGAGGGAGGCCAAGTAGTTGATCTCATGCTCCATATTGTTAATTTAGGGATGAACGCCTTGGGAAGTATTGGAAAATTCTGAGAAATCAAAATCACCATTCAAGCAGACACACTTTTAACTTTGCAAAACGGTTACATAACCaggcaaaaagaaaggaaaaaacaaaacctggccACCTTGCCTCAAGGCGCTAGCCAGAGTTCTGTGCACCTGCGCTATCCTGGTTGTGCATGTAAACACTCTGAGAATCACCCTGTAGGGTAGTTGCCGCAAGAACG
Protein-coding regions in this window:
- the LOC123385878 gene encoding uncharacterized protein LOC123385878 — its product is MAKPLYLVTREQAPFEWTEETEQAFQQIKLALLSAPALGLPDVSKPCHLFVDENKGVAKAVLTQLLGPWPRPIAYLSKRLDPVAAAWPPCLRMIAATALMVKDADKLTMGQELHVTTPHAIEGVLKQPPDRWISNARLVHYQGLLLNPLRIIYAPPRTLNPASLLPDPDLDTPLHDCTEILAQVHGVQEDLQDHPLPDAEVTWFTDGSSFVHQGQRYVGAAVTTETETVWAETLPAGTSAQRAELVALTKALTLGKGKRLNVYTDSRYAFATAHIHGAIYRERGLLTAEGKTIKNKEEILALLKALWLPKRLAIIHCPGHQKPITPVARGNNLADQVAREAALQVDCALMTTLPDPCSASLPENPAYTEEDLNWIQKLPLAQCLNGWWRAADCSIILPEEMGNKVLSKMHRATHMGTRKMQDLIRHARITIRDSRTKIEQIVTSCKACQLTNATNHGKNPGSRTHGTRPGAYWEVDFTEGKPGKYGYKYLLVFIDTFSGWTEAFPTKHETAQVVAKKMLEDIMPGYGFPTLIGSDNGPAFVSKGTPAHPPGSLARLRAIYENGPPPEPHHYRPGVWVYMRRHKQETLQPRWKGPYIVILTMPTALKVDGIAAWIHYTHVRPADPFAVREDFVLEANTAWTVDQSKTHPLKLTLRRRPRPAPDP